In Drosophila teissieri strain GT53w chromosome 2R, Prin_Dtei_1.1, whole genome shotgun sequence, the following proteins share a genomic window:
- the LOC122613127 gene encoding uncharacterized protein LOC122613127: MLSRVFCMRLNTYGVVIGWLGVILSFLATILLSVALGFVDEIAQQIAKESKDPDMTTTQIRSMLIIVFSVYLALKVINLLASAMLVAGTVKERHLLLVPWLINNGVLLVFGIVANIAILAQVIESTPFVSALPLILVDVGLLVLSWYLYYGIYSLFKQIQASSEIQRPLIPPPTQQTNSYPSYTKI; this comes from the exons ATGCTGTCCAGGGTCTTCTGCATGCGTCTGAACACCTATGGTGTGGTCATTGGATGGCTGGGCGTGATTCTCTCCTTCTTGGCCACGATCCTTTTGTCCGTCGCCCTGGGATTCGTCGATGAAATTGCGCAGCAGATCGCCAAGGAGTCCAAAGATCCCGACATGACGACCACCCAGATTCGCAGTA TGCTAATCATCGTGTTCAGTGTTTACTTGGCGCTCAAGGTGATTAATCTTCTGGCTTCGGCCATGTTGGTTGCAGGTACCGTTAAG GAACGTCATCTGCTCCTGGTGCCCTGGCTGATCAACAATGGAGTCCTGCTTGTCTTTGGAATCGTCGCCAATATTGCAATCTTGGCCCAGGTCATCGAAAGTACGCCCTTCGTGAGCGCCCTTCCTCTCATTTTGGTGGATGTGGGCCTGCTGG TGCTGAGCTGGTATCTGTACTACGGCATCTACTCGCTCTTCAAGCAGATCCAGGCATCCAGTGAGATCCAGCGCCCGCTGATCCCGCCGCCAACCCAGCAGACCAACTCCTATCCCAGCTACACCAAGATTTAA
- the LOC122612124 gene encoding protein dopey-1 homolog, with amino-acid sequence MESADALVEEQKLMAEAKYRTYVTNIDKALRNFEYSSEWADLISALGKLSKAISSNTQYQVIPRRLKIAKRLAQCMHPALPSGVHLKALETYSVIFSKTGPERLATEFIYSAGLFPLLGYAAMNVRPALLAIYETYFVPLGDKLRPALSGFLNGVLPGYDCGLDHFERISTLLKQVCNAVNPMHFYTVLWESVANNAAIRLPAITYLLEHFNKRLDMQEQIYIMGHNREIMMSALCVCLNDSLILVQRNTLEFLLLGFPMHTVLLSEDDLVKLVTNGLNTILRRDMSLNRRLFSWLLGSEVAKNSPTYDTLSLDTSNAPLEEEPEPYFVKHSRHILIRALITTLRLSLECAPMDLKPYRIMLSLLDKAEIGSAVLDYVLHDIIRAMYISSGNAEALKSANLLFATFDPAYIWSYMTNMFEKACQQANSTQDKSQAGETPGKYACDVGSGDPCVLEICVLTEFLLETVSLEMYTETTRVYLPKVFLAITQLLSLHMDHVSSNEITASLKLCMKIVSRVQPMITSPIKLNKLIEQSGGSSSDEKITMNSASEAGKAEMGVQGSSLEKSKSDSRLNQFAENTLHSADPNDEELIRRSASNQSVGRQSPNKKKAKSISRLSELDKDISASDTGQQSSSDLDTPRSIKKLKAKAKVPFIRSPKKQRPKDIVLIQSNASAEVGDGHSSEEPKSAPPDQTPQFQLDEESRATQQRGFSILEKCIRQYEIFFEVYLSRKLLQIESEPKECSVKVQLQRTTSTIHTSNLFMAEQVLDHECPVRQSQIERLFNLLRVDIVPRSKQLQRLLNRSLPLPASASELSSDSEAQEDMQQSRLIDGQTQRSVQQLAELQLSLSLRGAVKLASTLLVEMSTFPNCNKNVVLDKNEPELPNWLKVLCLVACFAQSDKELQVASITTLFDLISLLRSQIEHTTSPGVTFVVMLPLLKFGHVSYMEQHTRVFQLVGSILWDYLGSAGIDPAQIAALLHQLHSCLESGLVETVIGNRMQSQHLLQMQPQSRSDLGKAAIRNFQMERLAEAQLLCPTESTERLRESQARSFKKFELLWHLGRDKQTARGFEKTLLKVLDTLALPHYMSERTFVTNWLQASLLRGDLARLTKPLYKILLSASSKRVGIVHMQQLYRESETEVTPAFERDVYAISSEQGNVKYHHMETSSGSKKKSPIRNFPKKIFGVTLSGGKANKVSNFVSDKSTVATCAEASQDMNTIGLIINPLENANDFDDETDLEEPRIEIPHKETPLEQKLASAMDESEQPSQEQPTQQPDHSLQYDQDITDHSDSSDFESDSELRETSIEKEDSLTVSSSAGVSDDVKRFVGDCESVTDALTQHEKIKSRKTYRLTREKTPGETSLNSLEQKDHDSISDLQADALPADEYFKEDKKLGKRKKLLTSGDKKRLSCISKTSTDSNISGSHVEQPEQEEESEPATESTINVEDKRRNLSLETSKLQPDMQKTLEKGKQNVEILRQNNAAAAAAAASAAAEEQISVRSSMKSTVSLTDAAHLYHNHLLIYLAIYDTRQTLYALQTLRNIICCDKRTFLCLSITTSFSSASLKQLLVRHRKSISGKGFDGSVGNSEYAQGYRGCMQLELLVTLCLFYARGYFQKESLDAQRQPPTLQDIVNNRRIQLESIELLTLICSELIEIVKGMGRGLANYIADLLARAKLQKVMLHCLNSSVCSYGRRANTNSGSYAEQVLSFNDPQDDQLHADCFQLQLLRLLLAVIRLEHEVHQLRQDTPPAAGEDSAGNASPTRLAEGATANVKYLPNCLISQQPMFLAAVLGALQQERLRHLHRNWTDLVTSSLNCFSFGSLTNIVISVVHQLCSNLDRISKMGLPQQRHFPPDYVVSQLEALTILCHYCLLDNTQQTALSHLFNQAYPQTSSSAQSSSTGQLLNSIVHSFLSASESSTSAPAPRNPQLQAARNAVLSHLPRIMSSVAAIWDSELGQLRPVRQQLLEFLSPVSLHHGCNFLAAVAVTWQQRGVATNMSGLSIAEQFQKNSVLQACPAQLSLVSLVSSIRVMPMDSFVMTLHHVVRSPPPIHRPPAQLSIEVSALELFYFYMKSAPAPQLADAWSSLLALIRDGLNLTPPAQFALLMLLNEFVQRCPQMPFQDKKEVRELHDVTSRLVDSLSSVAGSCLEQTTWLRRNLAVKEDTDGLAKDNSVGGGGLQQYSLQAQSVLAAILSNLLDVAYGSQEKDKVVNIVTPLLYNITPYLKNHTARNVPFFYACSALLASLSGYQYTRKAWRKDMLDLLLDNAFFQMHLSCLPFWRMIMDSLMTYDNTTFRELMTRVSLSQAGSLNIFSSRDQEYEQRSMLLKRLAFVIYCSEFDQHNKYMPDIQEQLANSLRLVPMGPSVQAAVFLCFRVLLLRMSPDHVTSLWPIIIAEMVQVFLQMEQELKSESEERNQQMRMPSGIDVSWSAASGASNGYNSQTPMQHWRSVQLEACKLLELGCVLPATKLPHFQMYRWAFVGTEFDVHEEEVRLPNGSLENLATLPSAIYVPHVRRVARLMDMKYTSQSPILQRPNNRHLMLHFQQLQSLQELYAFFTTLGISCPQPRNFADTDNDVANCLKEIEELLANDFLEKLPSITTPR; translated from the exons ATGGAATCCGCGGACGCACTCGTCGAGGAGCAGAAGCTCATGGCCGAGGCCAAGTACCGCACATATGTGACCAATATCGACAAGGCGCTGCGCAATTTCGAGTACTCCAGCGAATGGGCGGATTTGATATCGGCTCTGGGCAAGCTCAGCAAG GCGATATCGAGCAATACGCAGTACCAGGTCATACCCCGGCGACTGAAGATAGCCAAGCGACTGGCCCAATGCATGCATCCCGCCCTGCCCTCCGGGGTGCATCTGAAGGCCCTGGAGACCTATTCGGTGATATTCAGCAAAACAGGACCGGAGCGCCTGGCCACGGAGTTTATATATAG CGCTGGGCTTTTCCCGCTCCTTGGGTACGCGGCCATGAATGTACGTCCCGCCCTGTTGGCTATCTATGAAACCTATTTCGTACCCCTGGGTGACAAACTGAGGCCCGCTCTAAGCGGTTTCCTGAATGGCGTGCTACCTGGCTACGACTGCGGTCTGGATCACTTCGAGCGGATTAGCACTCTACTGAAACAAGTCTGCAATGCCGTCAATCCCATGCACTTTTACACAGTTCTTTGGGAATCGGTGGCCAACAATGCGGCCATTCGTCTGCCGGCCATCACCTACCTGCTGGAGCACTTTAACAAGCGATTGGACATGCAGGAGCAGATCTATATTATGGGACACAACCGGGAGATCATGATGTCAGCTTTGTGTGTCTGCCTAAATGACTCGTTGATCCTGGTCCAGCGAAACACCCTGGAGTTCCTGCTGCTCGGCTTCCCCATGCATACGGTGCTGCTCTCTGAGGATGATTTAGTCAAACTAGTCACCAATGGGCTCAATACTATACTGCGTAGAGACATGTCGCTGAATAGGAGATTGTTCAGCTGGCTGTTGGGCAGCGAGGTGGCCAAAAACTCGCCTACCTATGATACCTTATCGTTGGACACCTCAAACGCCCCCTTGGAGGAGGAACCGGAACCATATTTCGTTAAGCACTCGCGTCACATTCTAATCAGAGCGTTAATCACCACCCTGCGACTGAGCTTGGAGTGTGCTCCGATGGATCTAAAGCCCTACAGGATCATGCTCTCCCTCCTTGATAAGGCAGAGATTGGCAGCGCAGTACTTGACTATGTGCTCCATGACATTATTCGAGCTATGTACATCTCGAGTGGCAACGCAGAGGCTTTAAAATCTGccaatttgctgtttgccaCCTTTGACCCAGCTTATATCTGGAGCTACATGACCAACATGTTTGAGAAAGCCTGCCAGCAGGCGAACTCCACGCAAGACAAATCCCAGGCGGGTGAAACCCCCGGAAAATATGCATGCGACGTGGGTTCCGGGGATCCGTGTGTACTGGAGATCTGCGTGCTGACAGAATTCCTGCTGGAAACCGTTTCTCTTGAGATGTACACGGAAACCACCAGGGTGTATCTTCCCAAGGTGTTCCTGGCCATCACTCAACTTCTGTCGTTACACATGGATCACGTGAGCAGTAACGAGATCACGGCGTCGCTAAAGCTCTGCATGAAGATCGTTTCGAGGGTTCAGCCCATGATAAC AAGTCCCATAAAACTGAATAAGCTGATAGAGCAGAGCGGTGGCTCATCGTCGGATGAAAAGATTACGATGAATTCGGCTAGTGAGGCCGGCAAGGCGGAAATGGGAGTGCAGGGTAGTTCCCTAGAGAAGAGCAAGTCTGACTCTAGACTAAATCAGTTTGCGGAAAATACGCTGCACAGCGCAGATCCCAACGATGAAGAACTCATCCGTCGTTCAGCGTCCAATCAGAGTGTGGGGCGTCAAAGTCCCAACAAGAAGAAGGCTAAGTCAATATCTCGCCTTTCTGAGCTGGATAAGGAT ATCAGTGCCTCGGACACTGGCCAGCAGTCATCCTCAGATCTGGACACTCCGCGGAGCATAAAGAAGCTTAAGGCCAAGGCCAAGGTGCCATTCATAAGGAGCCCCAAAAAGCAGAGACCCAAGGATATTGTATTGATTCAATCAAATGCATCAGCAGAAGTGGGAGATGGACATAGCTCAGAAGAGCCCAAAAGTGCGCCACCGGATCAGACGCCGCAGTTCCAATTGGATGAGGAGAGCCGGGCTACCCAACAGCGTGGATTCTCGATTCTAGAGAAGTGCATCCGACAGTATGAGATCTTTTTCGAGGTTTACTTGTCCCGAAAACTCCTTCAGATCGAATCGGAACCTAAGGAATGCTCTGTTAAGGTTCAGCTACAGCGAACCACAAGCACCATCCATACTTCAAATCTTTTCATGGCTGAGCAGGTGCTGGATCACGAGTGCCCAGTGAGGCAGTCACAAATCGAGCGACTGTTTAACTTACTTCGCGTTGACATTGTGCCGCGTTCCAAGCAGCTACAGCGATTGCTCAATCGATCTTTGCCGCTGCCCGCCAGTGCTAGTGAGCTGAGTAGCGACAGCGAAGCGCAGGAAGATATGCAACAGAGCCGGCTCATCGATGGACAGACCCAGCGCAGTGTGCAACAACTAGCGGAGCTCCAGCTCAGTCTTTCTCTGCGCGGGGCTGTTAAGCTGGCGTCCACTCTACTGGTCGAGATGTCAACCTTTCCCAACTGCAATAAAAACGTCGTGCTGGATAAAAATG AGCCTGAGTTGCCCAACTGGTTGAAAGTCCTATGCCTGGTGGCATGCTTTGCCCAGAGCGACAAGGAGCTGCAAGTGGCTTCCATAACAACATTATTCGATCTAATAAG CCTACTGCGCTCCCAAATCGAGCACACGACTAGTCCCGGAGTCACCTTTGTAGTAATGCTGCCGCTTTTAAAGTTCGGCCATGTCAGCTATATGGAGCAGCACACGCGCGTCTTTCAATTGGTCGGCTCCATTTTGTGGGATTACCTAGGAAGCGCAGGCATAGATCCTGCTCAAATTGCAGCCCTCCTTCATCAGCTACACAGCTGCCTCGAAAGCGGTCTGGTAGAAACGGTTATCGGCAATAGAATGCAGTCGCAGCATTTGCTTCAAATGCAACCACAATCGCGTTCAGACTTGGGAAAAGCAGCCATACGCAACTTTCAAATGGAGCGATTGGCGGAAGCGCAGTTACTCTGTCCTACGGAGTCCACGGAAAGATTAAGAGAGAGTCAGGCCCGGAGCTTCAAAAAGTTCGAGCTGCTGTGGCATCTGGGCAGAGATAAACAGACGGCGCGCGGTTTCGAAAAAACGCTCTTGAAAGTGCTGGACACCCTCGCACTACCACATTACATGTCCGAGCGCACTTTTGTGACCAACTGGCTGCAGGCATCGCTCCTGCGTGGGGATCTTGCCCGTCTGACCAAGCCTCTCTACAAGATCCTACTTTCGGCCAGCTCCAAGCGCGTAGGCATCGTCCACATGCAGCAACTGTACCGTGAATCGGAGACCGAGGTTACACCTGCTTTCGAGCGCGATGTATACGCCATCAGTTCGGAACAAGGCAATGTAAAATACCATCACATGGAGACATCCAGTGGGAGTAAGAAAAAGAGTCCCATTAGAAACTTCCCAAAGAAGATCTTTGGAGTCACATTAAGTGGAGGAAAGGCGAACAAGGTATCAAACTTTGTCAGCGACAAATCAACTGTCGCCACTTGCGCTGAGGCAAGCCAGGATATGAACACCATAGGTCTGATAATCAATCCACTTGAGAATGCCAACGACTTTGACGACGAAACGGATCTGGAGGAGCCCCGTATTGAGATCCCACACAAGGAGACCCCGCTGGAACAGAAACTAGCCAGCGCAATGGACGAGAGTGAGCAGCCTTCGCAGGAGCAACCAACTCAGCAACCAGATCACAGTCTTCAATATGACCAGGATATCACAGACCATTCGGACAGTAGCGATTTTGAGTCGGACTCTGAGCTTCGCGAAACGAGCATTGAAAAGGAAGACAGCCTCACCGTCAGTTCCAGTGCAGGAGTCAGTGATGATGTCAAGCGCTTCGTGGGCGATTGTGAAAGTGTCACTGACGCCTTGACTCAGCACGAAAAGATCAAGAGCCGCAAGACCTATCGTTTAACCAGGGAGAAAACCCCAGGAGAAACCAGTCTTAACTCGCTCGAGCAGAAAGATCACGATAGTATTTCTGACCTGCAGGCAGACGCGCTTCCCGCTGATGAATATTTCAAGGAAGACAAGAAGCTGGGGAAGCGCAAGAAGCTGCTCACATCTGGGGACAAAAAACGTCTAAGCTGCATTTCAAAGACCTCCACTGACAGCAACATCAGTGGCTCCCATGTGGAACAACCAGAGCAGGAGGAAGAATCAGAGCCCGCAACCGAATCCACCATCAATGTAGAAGACAAACGACGTAACCTCAGCTTGGAGACCAGTAAGCTTCAGCCCGATATGCAGAAAACCCTAGAAAAGGGCAAGCAGAATGTGGAGATTCTACGGCAAAataatgcagcagcagctgctgcagcggcgtcggcagcagcagaggagcagaTCAGTGTGCGCAGCTCAATGAAGAGCACCGTTTCCCTGACAGATGCGGCTCACCTGTACCACAACCACCTGCTGATTTACCTGGCTATTTACGACACCCGTCAGACCTTGTATGCCCTGCAGACACTTCGCAACATTATTTGCTGCGACAAACGTACCTTTCTTTGCTTGTCAATCACCACATCCTTTTCGAGCGCTAGTCTGAAGCAGCTGCTCGTGCGCCATCGGAAGAGCATCTCCGGCAAAGGATTTGATGGCAGTGTAGGAAACTCCGAGTATGCACAAGGATATCGTGGCTGCATGCAACTGGAGCTGCTGGTCACGCTCTGTTTGTTCTACGCGCGTGGATACTTTCAGAAAGAATCGCTGGATGCCCAGCGGCAGCCTCCAACACTGCAGGACATTGTGAACAATCGGAGGATTCAGCTGGAGAGCATCGAACTGCTGACCCTGATCTGCTCAGAACTTATAGAGATAGTCAAGGGCATGGGCAGGGGTCTGGCCAACTATATTGCCGATTTGTTGGCACGCGCTAAGCTCCAGAAGGTGATGCTGCACTGCCTCAACAGCTCTGTGTGCAGTTATGGTCGTAGAGCCAACACTAACAGTGGAAGCTATGCGGAGCAGGTGCTGAGCTTCAACGATCCTCAGGATGATCAGCTGCATGCAGACTGCTTCCAGCTTCAACTGCTACGTTTGCTGTTGGCTGTAATCCGCCTGGAGCACGAGGTTCATCAGCTCCGCCAGGATACGCCACCCGCAGCTGGGGAGGACTCAGCTGGCAATGCGTCGCCCACTCGCTTAGCAGAAGGAGCGACGGCCAATGTGAAGTACCTTCCCAACTGTCTGATTAGCCAGCAGCCGATGTTCCTGGCCGCAGTGTTGGGTGCACTGCAGCAAGAACGGTTGCGCCACTTGCACCGCAACTGGACGGATTTGGTGACGTCTTCGCTcaattgtttttcctttggctCACTCACGAACATTGTGATCAGCGTGGTGCATCAACTGTGCAGCAATCTCGACCGCATTTCCAAGATGGGTCTACCCCAGCAGCGACACTTCCCTCCGGACTATGTGGTATCCCAACTGGAGGCTCTAACCATCTTGTGTCACTACTGTTTACTAGACAATACGCAGCAGACGGCGTTGTCGCACCTGTTTAACCAAGCTTACCCGCAGACCAGCTCGTCGGCGCAGAGTTCCAGCACGGGTCAGTTACTCAACAGCATCGTTCATTCCTTCCTGTCGGCCAGTGAGTCCTCCACTTCAGCGCCGGCTCCAAGGAATCCCCAACTGCAGGCTGCTCGCAATGCGGTCCTATCGCATCTCCCAAGAATAATGAGCAGTGTGGCTGCCATATGGGACAGCGAGCTGGGACAATTGCGACCGGTACGTCAGCAGCTTCTAGAGTTCCTATCCCCGGTTTCCCTGCATCACGGCTGCAACTTCCTCGCGGCTGTAGCTGTCACCTGGCAGCAGCGGGGAGTCGCAACAAATATGAGCGGATTAAGCATCGCAGAGCAGTTCCAGAAGAACTCCGTGCTACAGGCATGTCCTGCCCAGCTTTCTTTGGTTTCACTAGTATCCAGCATACGTGTAATGCCCATGGACTCCTTCGTAATGACATTGCACCATGTTGTGCGCTCACCGCCGCCAATTCACCGGCCACCTGCCCAGCTCAGCATTGAGGTGAGTGCTCTGGAGCTCTTCTACTTCTACATGAAGTCGGCACCTGCGCCTCAATTAGCGGATGCCTGGAGCTCGCTGCTGGCCCTCATCCGGGATGGCTTGAATCTGACACCACCGGCGCAGTTTGctttgctgatgctgctcaACGAGTTTGTCCAGCGCTGCCCGCAGATGCCATTCCAGGACAAGAAAGAAGTGCGTGAGCTTCATGATGTCACCTCTCGATTGGTGGACTCCCTCTCCAGCGTGGCTGGATCCTGTCTAGAGCAGACGACATGGCTGCGTCGCAATCTGGCCGTAAAAGAAGATACCGATGGGTTAGCGAAGGATAACAGTGTTGGCGGCGGAGGTCTACAGCAATATTCGCTGCAGGCTCAGAGTGTTCTCGCAGCGATACTCTCAAATCTACTGGACGTGGCCTATGGTTCGCAGGAGAAGGACAAGGTGGTGAACATAGTGACGCCGCTGCTGTACAACATTACTCCGTATTTGAAGAACCACACTGCTCGCAACGTTCCCTTTTTCTACgcctgctctgctctgctggCCAGCCTGAGTGGCTACCAGTACACTAGGAAGGCTTGGCGAAAGGATATGCTGGATCTCTTGCTGGACAACGCCTTCTTCCAGATGCATCTCTCGTGCCTGCCGTTCTGGCGCATGATCATGGACAGCCTGATGACCTACGACAACACCACGTTCCGGGAGCTGATGACCCGCGTCTCCCTCTCGCAGGCGGGCAGTCTGAACATCTTTAGCTCCCGGGATCAGGAGTACGAACAGCGGTCCATGTTGCTCAAGCGACTCGCCTTCGTTATCTATTGCAGCGAGTTCGACCAGCACAACAAGTACATGCCAGACATCCAGG aaCAATTGGCCAACAGTCTGCGGCTGGTTCCCATGGGTCCTTCCGTGCAAGCGGCCGTTTTCCTGTGCTTCCGCGTGCTGCTCCTTCGCATGTCACCCGACCACGTCACCTCGCTGTGGCCCATAATCATTGCGGAAATGGTGCAGGTGTTTCTGCAAATGGAACAAGAGCTCAAATCGGAGAGCGAAGAGCGGAA CCAACAAATGCGCATGCCTTCTGGGATTGATGTGTCCTGGTCCGCTGCTTCTGGCGCTAGCAATGGTTACAATTCGCAAACACCGATGCAGCACTGGCGATCTGTACAGTTGGAGGCCTGCAAGCTGCTTGAATTGGGATGTGTGCTGCCCGCCACCAAGCTGCCACATTTCCAGATGTATCGATGGGCCTTTGTGGGCACCGAGTTCGATGTTCACGAGGAGGAGGTGCGCCTGCCAAACGGAAGCCTGGAGAACCTGGCAACCTTGCCCAGCGCCATTTATGTGCCGCACGTAAGGCGTGTGGCCAGGCTGATGGACATGAAGTACACCAGTCAGTCGCCG ATACTGCAACGCCCCAACAATAGACACCTGATGTTGCACTTTCAACAACTACAATCGCTGCAAGAGCTGTACGCTTTTTTCACCACGCTTGGTATCAGTTGTCCCCAGCCGCGTAACTTTGCCGACACCGACAACGATGTGGCTAATTGCTTGAAGGAGATCGAAGAGCTGTTGGCAAACGATTTTCTGGAGAAGCTGCCCAGCATAACCACGCCGAGATGA
- the LOC122612125 gene encoding uncharacterized protein LOC122612125, whose amino-acid sequence MKIALTVENGPCNSELRGWCLGIAIFWLVSTTFSVIVAPNALNFVGFAIVVVANICLLIGTLKEKPVLVLVWLIFAVIQVISFPFAVFGVIFHYGGYREATGLNSTLGALFIYILTLLVILFSARLVYSFYLQLKNSEASKQTPRALNVV is encoded by the exons atgaaaatcgcgCTGACGGTGGAAAATGGGCCCTGCAATAGCGAATTGCGGGGCTGGTGCCTGGGAATTGCGATCTTCTGGCTAGTGTCTACGACTTTTAGCGTGATAGTAGCTCCAAATG CTCTTAACTTCGTTGGATTCGCCATAGTTGTGGTCGCCAACATATGCTTACTGATAGGAACCCTAAAG GAAAAGCCAGTACTGGTGCTCGTCTGGCTGATATTCGCTGTCATCCAAGTGATTTCCTTTCCGTTTGCCGTGTTCGGTGTTATCTTCCACTACGGAGGATACCGTGAAGCGACCGGATTAAACAGCACTTTAGGGGCCCTGTTTATCTACATCCTCACACTTC TTGTTATCCTCTTCAGCGCCCGACTCGTGTACTCCTTCTACCTCCAGCTGAAAAACAGCGAAGCCAGCAAGCAAACGCCACGCGCCTTGAATGTGGTTTAG